The Thermus aquaticus DNA window CAGGTGGAGGAGGTCCCCGAGGAGGAGCTCGCCCTGGACTTCCCCGAGATAGACCTCCTGGACGAGGAGCCCCTCTTCCTCCCCGAGGAGGAAGAGGCCCTCGAGGCCTGGGAGGAGGACCTTTTGGAAAGGCCCCTCCCCGAGCCCCGGCAAGAGGAGCTTCAGGAGGCCGCCCAGGAGGCCCCTGAACCCGAGGCGCCTCCCGCCCTCGAGGAAGCCCTCCCCACCCAGGAGATCCCCCCAGGCCCTCTCCTGGGGGTGGCCCCCGTGCCCGCGCCCGCCCAAAGCGCCCCCCTTCGGGTCTTCCGCCGGAAGGTGGACCAGACGCGTCTAGGGGA harbors:
- a CDS encoding E3 binding domain-containing protein, whose translation is PLARRLAEENGIDWRRLKGTGPDGTIVERDILAFLAKVMAGEVDLPPMPESPPPLPPAEELKRAQAALEREGVDLAELIPEAPKTPTLQVEEVPEEELALDFPEIDLLDEEPLFLPEEEEALEAWEEDLLERPLPEPRQEELQEAAQEAPEPEAPPALEEALPTQEIPPGPLLGVAPVPAPAQSAPLRVFRRKVDQTRLG